The Metarhizium brunneum chromosome 5, complete sequence sequence CAGACACGAGCGAGCTGATGGCGCACGATATTGCTTCCCGCATCAAGGCGCGGCTATCGAGGCGGCGACATTCGACTACGTCGTCCCTGGCGTCTTCTCGAAGCGGTCTTGGGGAGGCGTCTGTTTCGTCTGTTCCTAGCCAGACCAGCCGTGAGGCATCGTGTGCCTCGCACGCCCAGCGCACTGCGAGCCAGACCAGCGATGAACACCCCGAAGCGATTGGCCATGGAGCTGCAGCCGGGAACCAAGACGAAAACGGCGACGCGGAAGGAGACAAACGACAGCATCGCGACAAGGACCAGGACGGCGGGGCGGGCGACGAGCAAGGCACAAATCGAGCCAGTGGTCTTGACAGCGAACCCCCCGCTGAAGGCCCGTTCTTGCAGCGCTTCGGAGCCGGCAACAGCGGTGGCGCCATGGGGGCTTCAGAGAAGGAACCGCTAGCGCAGCCTGGATCGCTCGCCGAGGAAGCCCTCTCACGGCAGAAATTAGAGGGTCACCCGCTGTCGCATGCCCCAAAACTGGCCCCCCAGGTCTCCCAGGCCCCCCGGAACATCCCCATGGGCTccgtcgacatggaccaggGCCAGGCACATCATGATATGGACGCATTTGACAAGGACCCGCCCCGCCACGACCACCTCCATGGCTCTGCCTGGGCTGCATCTCGATTTGGGCCTCATCCTGATCCTTCAGCACAATTGAGCCCAGCTACTGCGGTTCATTTGCCGCCCCCGCCGCGGTCAACCCCATCGCCGACATCATCTTCGCCCCTTCGAACCTCTCGTACCTCGACATTAGCCGTCGGCGACCGCAACTCGCCGCAGcgtgctggtgctggacgGATCCATAACCACGGCCACAACTTGCGGCTCTTCGACATTGGCTCCTCGGGGTCAGGAGTGAGGGTGCCTCCCGCACATGCTGGTGACGACCTCGAAGTTGATCCTCTCCAACCGCCGCAACATGGCCGTGAGCTCGACCACCTGAGCTTCGCGTCCTTTCCTGCAGCTGCGTCGGCATCTGCTGCCTCGTCTGCTGCCAGTCCGGTATCCTTCACGAGTGATCCGCAACCTTCACGTCGACAGAGCCTTTTCGCCAGCCGGCAAACAAGCCTGATCAAGACTCTTCTCCGATCCAACCAGCCGCAGGCCGCCGCAGATACTGAACATAGGCACTCTATAGATACCATCATGGTTACCAGAAAGATCTGGGTCAGGCGGCCACACGCCTCTGCTACGACCATCACCATAAACGAAGATGACCTGGTCGATGATGTTCGGGATATGATTTTGCGAAAATACGCCAATTCATTGGGTCGCACATTTGATTCCCCGGACCTCGTCATCCGTGTACACCCGCGAgaccaagaaaaagaaagggcCCTTGGCCCAGAGGAGGTTATGGCTCGAACCCTGGATACCTACTACCCAGGCGGTCAGACTATTGACGAAGCTCTCATCATCGATATTCCCCGACGAACCCCGAAAGCCTCTCCTCGCGTGCCCATCCCCCCAGGCACTGCTACAACATACTACATCACAGAGGACGGCCGACCCTCAGAAGCCGGCGAGGGTTATTTCCCACCCGTCGTAGCCATACCATCACCGCACACTTCACATGTTGTTCCAGCAACAGTGCCCAACGGTACAGTACCACACTCGATTGCTGTTCTTGGAACCGGCCATATCCCTCCCATTCCATCTCCAGGTGCCACCAGCAGGTCACGCCTCTATAGAGACCGCCCAGACCGGCCTAGACTAAATAGGACTCAT is a genomic window containing:
- the mcs4 gene encoding Response regulator mcs4; the protein is MAHDIASRIKARLSRRRHSTTSSLASSRSGLGEASVSSVPSQTSREASCASHAQRTASQTSDEHPEAIGHGAAAGNQDENGDAEGDKRQHRDKDQDGGAGDEQGTNRASGLDSEPPAEGPFLQRFGAGNSGGAMGASEKEPLAQPGSLAEEALSRQKLEGHPLSHAPKLAPQVSQAPRNIPMGSVDMDQGQAHHDMDAFDKDPPRHDHLHGSAWAASRFGPHPDPSAQLSPATAVHLPPPPRSTPSPTSSSPLRTSRTSTLAVGDRNSPQRAGAGRIHNHGHNLRLFDIGSSGSGVRVPPAHAGDDLEVDPLQPPQHGRELDHLSFASFPAAASASAASSAASPVSFTSDPQPSRRQSLFASRQTSLIKTLLRSNQPQAAADTEHRHSIDTIMVTRKIWVRRPHASATTITINEDDLVDDVRDMILRKYANSLGRTFDSPDLVIRVHPRDQEKERALGPEEVMARTLDTYYPGGQTIDEALIIDIPRRTPKASPRVPIPPGTATTYYITEDGRPSEAGEGYFPPVVAIPSPHTSHVVPATVPNGTVPHSIAVLGTGHIPPIPSPGATSRSRLYRDRPDRPRLNRTHTSSPTLMAGHAPGPQASNTGSHGTQNFVPRLPHSRTHSSSSDHPSGLAMVKTPMAKSPGPEVTPARIATPPPRSSSPRAPSLRPKRSKKSSEHPAAAGTVLNGNVPPINVLIVEDNPINLKLLEAFVKRLKVRWQSAMNGQDAVKKWRMGGFHLVLMDIQLPVMNGLDATREIRRLERINTIGVFTSTPDNATGNSEEDIKEQDRLQNPSLFKSPVIIVALTASSLQSDRHEALAAGCNDFLTKPVNFVWLERKVMEWGCMQALIDFDAWRNWKEELSVQDAEREEAAKNALATKAKSKKNRSSLSTTS